A window from Urocitellus parryii isolate mUroPar1 chromosome 1, mUroPar1.hap1, whole genome shotgun sequence encodes these proteins:
- the LOC113177154 gene encoding olfactory receptor 2Y1-like: MKNFNTSFGEGFILVGFSDWPQLELILFVFISILYSLTLIGNTTIIALSRLDPRLHTPMYFFLCHLSFLDLCYTTSTVPQLLINLSRLDRTITYGGCVAQLFIVLALGSIESMLLVVMAFDRYAAVCRPLHYTAIMNPLLCQSLAIAAWVGGLTNSLIQTSLMMAMPLCGLHYLNHFFCEMPVFLKLACEDTEGTEAKMFVARVIVVAVPAALIVGSYAHIAQAVLRIKSMAGRRKAFGTCGSHLLVVCLFYGSAMYTYLQPTGSYSESGGKFVALFYTIIIPMLNPLIYTLRNKDMKGALWKVLERGRDRE, from the coding sequence ATGAAAAATTTCAACACCAGTTTTGGAGAGGGCTTCATTTTGGTGGGCTTCTCAGATTGGCCACAACTGGAActcatcctttttgtttttatttcaattctcTACTCCCTAACTCTCATTGGCAACACCACCATCATCGCTCTCTCGAGACTGGACCCTCGactgcacacgcccatgtacttcttcctctgccacctctccttcctggacCTCTGCTATACCACCAGCACTGTGCCCCAGCTGCTGATCAACCTCTCCAGACTTGACCGGACCATCACCTATGGAGGGTGTGTGGCCCAGCTCTTCATTGTCCTTGCCCTGGGTTCCATTGAGAGTATGCTCTTGGTGGTGATGGCCTTTGACCGCTATGCTGCTGTGTGTCGTCCACTCCACTACACAGCCATCATGAATCCCCTTCTCTGCCAGTCCCTGGCTATTGCTGCCTGGGTGGGAGGCCTCACGAACTCTCTGATTCAGACAAGCCTCATGATGGCCATGCCTCTCTGTGGCCTCCATTACCtgaaccacttcttctgtgagatGCCTGTATTTTTGAAGCTGGCTTGTGAGGACACAGAAGGCACAGAGGCCAAGATGTTTGTGGCCCGAGTCATAGTTGTGGCTGTTCCTGCAGCACTGATTGTTGGCTCCTATGCACACATTGCAcaggcagtgctgaggatcaagtcaATGGCTGGACGCAGAAAGGCTTTTGGGACCTGTGGGTCCCACCTCCTTGTGGTTTGTCTGTTTTATGGCTCAGCCATGTACACATACCTCCAACCCACAGGTAGTTACTCTGAGAGTGGGGGAAAGTTTGTGGCCCTTTTCTATACTATCATCATCCCCATGCTCAATCCTCTGATCTATACCCTAAGAAACAAGGACATGAAAGGGGCTCTCTGGAAAGTACTagaaagaggcagagacagagagtaA